One Bradyrhizobium manausense DNA segment encodes these proteins:
- the nrfD gene encoding NrfD/PsrC family molybdoenzyme membrane anchor subunit — protein MSEHSDILPTRQSMGGIADQLTRIPLHFPADRRWVIAMSIASALLLLLMVSVVELFTRGVGIWGINIPVNWAFAIHNYVWWLGIGHAGTLISALLLLTGSEWRNSLNRFAETMTLFAVVCAGIYPILHLGRPWYVYWMFPYPATMGVWPQFRSPLEWDIWAVLTYLTVSLAFWYTGLIPDLAAARDRATRRGWQIFFGITALGWRGSARHWQRWQQAYRLTAGLAVPLVVSVHSEVSLLFAVGQIPGWHSTIFPPYFVLGAAFSGFAVVSIIAVSLRSWFGLKNLVTDDHLDLLGMVLLATGLMTGYGYVFEVFDAVYSGEAHEIQTLADRFTGAYAWTYWGAVIFNFIPLQALWLRTVRRSGWMLLLVSASVVIGMWLERYMILVTSLYRDFLVSSWSHFTPSFWDWSTYFGTIGLFLVPFLIAIRFVPMISIFESKELLHEEKEERQHG, from the coding sequence ATGAGCGAGCATTCCGACATCCTGCCGACGCGCCAGAGCATGGGCGGCATCGCCGACCAGCTCACCCGCATCCCCCTGCATTTCCCGGCGGACCGTCGTTGGGTGATTGCGATGTCGATCGCGAGCGCGCTGCTGTTGCTGCTGATGGTTTCGGTGGTCGAGCTGTTCACCCGCGGGGTCGGTATCTGGGGCATCAACATCCCCGTCAACTGGGCCTTTGCCATTCACAATTATGTCTGGTGGCTCGGCATCGGCCATGCCGGCACGTTGATCTCGGCGCTGCTGCTGCTGACGGGCAGCGAATGGCGCAACTCGCTCAATCGCTTCGCCGAGACCATGACGCTATTCGCTGTGGTCTGCGCCGGCATCTATCCGATCCTGCATCTTGGGCGGCCCTGGTACGTCTACTGGATGTTTCCCTATCCGGCGACGATGGGCGTGTGGCCTCAATTTCGCAGCCCGCTGGAATGGGACATCTGGGCGGTGCTGACCTATCTGACGGTGTCGCTGGCCTTCTGGTACACGGGCCTGATCCCTGACCTCGCCGCAGCGCGCGATCGGGCGACGCGGCGCGGCTGGCAGATCTTCTTCGGCATCACGGCGCTCGGATGGCGCGGCTCGGCCAGGCATTGGCAGCGCTGGCAGCAGGCCTACCGGTTGACCGCGGGACTTGCCGTGCCTTTGGTTGTCTCAGTTCACAGCGAGGTGTCGCTGCTGTTCGCCGTCGGGCAGATCCCGGGCTGGCATTCGACGATCTTCCCACCATACTTCGTGCTGGGCGCCGCCTTCTCCGGTTTCGCCGTCGTCTCCATCATCGCGGTATCGCTGCGCTCGTGGTTCGGCTTGAAGAACCTCGTGACCGACGATCATCTCGATCTGCTCGGAATGGTCCTGCTCGCGACCGGCCTGATGACCGGCTACGGTTACGTCTTCGAGGTATTCGACGCCGTCTATTCCGGCGAGGCGCACGAGATTCAAACGCTGGCGGATCGCTTCACCGGCGCCTACGCCTGGACCTATTGGGGGGCGGTCATCTTCAACTTCATCCCGCTGCAGGCGCTGTGGCTGCGCACGGTCCGGCGAAGCGGATGGATGCTGCTGCTGGTCTCGGCGTCCGTCGTGATCGGAATGTGGCTCGAGCGCTACATGATCCTGGTCACCAGCCTCTATCGCGACTTCCTCGTCTCGTCCTGGAGCCACTTCACGCCGAGCTTCTGGGACTGGTCGACTTATTTCGGCACGATCGGGCTGTTCCTGGTGCCGTTCCTCATCGCTATCCGCTTCGTGCCCATGATCTCGATCTTCGAGAGCAAGGAGCTGCTCCACGAAGAGAAAGAGGAGCGGCAGCATGGCTGA
- a CDS encoding DUF3341 domain-containing protein, translating into MAERLYGALAEFRSPEDLLAATRKTREAGYRSLDAFTPFPVEGLDRILRFPRPTISFVGLGGAIAGASAALAMQFFTNYDYPLNVGGRPIYPISAFAVVTFELTILFSALAMLFGMLWQNGLPRLSYPVFDGERFHRASKDRFFLCVGADDAKFDAGETLAFLSRTGALSVELVPE; encoded by the coding sequence ATGGCTGAACGGCTCTACGGCGCACTGGCGGAGTTCAGGAGTCCGGAAGACCTGCTGGCCGCGACACGCAAGACGCGCGAGGCGGGCTACCGCAGTCTCGACGCCTTCACGCCATTTCCGGTCGAAGGACTGGATCGCATTCTGCGTTTTCCGCGGCCGACCATCTCCTTCGTCGGCCTTGGCGGGGCCATCGCCGGCGCAAGCGCCGCGCTCGCCATGCAGTTCTTCACGAACTACGATTACCCGCTCAATGTCGGTGGACGGCCGATCTATCCGATCTCGGCCTTCGCAGTCGTGACTTTCGAGCTCACCATCCTGTTCTCTGCGCTCGCGATGCTGTTCGGGATGCTCTGGCAGAACGGGCTGCCCCGGCTCAGCTACCCCGTGTTCGACGGCGAGCGATTTCATCGCGCCAGCAAGGACAGGTTTTTTCTTTGCGTCGGCGCTGACGATGCCAAGTTCGATGCGGGCGAAACGCTAGCCTTCCTGAGCAGAACCGGCGCGTTGTCGGTGGAACTGGTGCCGGAATGA
- a CDS encoding c-type cytochrome has protein sequence MNRVLVIVALAGLLAGCDQNMDEQPRYSEYSRAPLFRGSVLRPPPANTVARDDLDREKAASTKPALTAKLLARGRERFGIFCSPCHGAGGDGTGIVVQRGMPRPTSYHDNRLRTADDQYFFDVITNGHGAMYSYAARVPPADRWAIIAYIRALQLSRQASLDDVPADERARLESRP, from the coding sequence ATGAACAGGGTTCTGGTCATCGTTGCGCTGGCCGGTCTGCTCGCCGGGTGTGACCAGAACATGGACGAGCAGCCGCGCTACAGCGAATATTCGCGTGCGCCGTTGTTTCGCGGCAGTGTGCTGCGACCGCCGCCGGCAAACACGGTCGCCCGCGACGATCTCGACCGGGAGAAGGCGGCGAGCACGAAGCCTGCGCTCACGGCCAAACTGCTGGCGCGGGGGCGTGAGCGTTTCGGCATCTTCTGCTCGCCATGCCACGGCGCCGGCGGCGATGGAACAGGCATCGTCGTCCAGCGCGGCATGCCGCGTCCGACGAGCTATCACGACAACAGGCTGCGCACGGCGGATGACCAGTATTTCTTCGACGTCATCACCAACGGCCATGGCGCGATGTATTCCTATGCGGCCCGCGTGCCGCCGGCGGATCGCTGGGCGATCATCGCCTATATCCGGGCGCTGCAGCTCAGCCGTCAGGCCTCGCTCGACGACGTGCCGGCCGATGAACGCGCCAGGCTGGAGAGCCGGCCATGA